CTAATTCATGAATCCGACATTTCAGCTTCTCATTTTCGTCATGAAGCCTTTTATTTTCTTCCTGTACTGCGTACATATCAGCATAAGTCTTAGTCACTCTATCGTTCAATTCTTGGATGTTTATAGCAACTTTCTTTTGAAGAGTGTCTAAGTCATTTATTACGCTCCTTGGATTAGGCTTGTCGCATTCTACATTCATCTCTTTTTCAAAACTACTCCATGCAGAATTTATGAGTTTAGTGTTCTCTTCTGCTTCTGAAGACTTGTTGATGTCGGGATGCCAGAAGCGGAGTAACTCGCGGTATCTATCAACTACCTCAACCTTTGTAGCACTCCTATTGACCTTAAGTATCTGCCACCACTCGCCAGTGCCTAACACATATTTCTTCTTACCAAGATAATCAAACTCTTCTTCAAGTTGTCTGATACGGATTAGAGTTTTTGTGTGTTCTTGAATGTCGCAACTAAAGTAGGAGAAATCAATAGCAGGACGCACCATCGCTAATGCACTTTCACTGCTAGGCTGTGGTTCTATGATTATTGGGTGTATAGTGAATTCTCTATCCTGAATCTCGACAGCCTCGACATCAATGAATGACTCATCGTTACTTTTGACATCGTGACAAGAGTAACGGTTTTTCTCGTCATGTTTTCGCTTACGCAGTGCGCCTGGACTGGGATTTAGGCGCTTATGCTCTTGGTGTTGCTGATAATCTGGGAGCGCTTCTAGATAACGAGAAAGCGTTCTGTTGGAGCAAGGGATATCAGCGCCCTGTTGACGATACTGCTCGACCATTTTACTGAAGCTAAAACCGTGCGCCAGGGATTCTCTCCACAGGAACAACGCAACGTCATACAAATCTGCTTCTGCGCGGCGTACTTTATACGTAATCCATTCAACTGTGCCAAATTCTGGCTCTACTGCAACTGTGGTAATCATTTCGCACCTTCCTTTTCCTTCACAGCTTGCGTTAACAATCGCTCAACTAGATTGCTTACACTCCTACCATCCTCTTTAGCCCACGCCTCTAAATACTGCTTTAGGTGGTCGGGGATATATATTGTCACCCTGCTTTTATCTGTTGCCACTGCCATACTTAAGTAAACCTCAATTTACTTTACTATACTTCTAATTTAACACAAATACAACACTTTGCATAAGTTTACTTAAAAGTGTTGCTACTTTTAATCACTTGAGTTATATTAGAAGAGTAAAGCAAAGAGCGGCTGCCGTCCCTGGAAAAGAAAGCAACCGCCCTTAACACCCAACAAAAGGATGTACCAATCATGTTACCACTTCAAACGATAGATGCATTCGGCGCACCTGCCACAGAATACACCTACGAACCAGAAGTACAAGATACTTTCCAAATCTCTGATGAAATCACCTATCTCAGCGTAGACCCCAGTGACACGGAAATAGGGCTGCACCTCATCTTGGTGGTGCTTTCAAACGACTCTAACCGGATGCACTATGTAGATTGCCTATGTCAAGCTACGAACACCTGCAAGGCTCTACTAGAAGCTGCTCAGGTGATCTATTTAGTGTTTCCACCCCAGGATTACACAATCGTTAACTTCTGGGAAGTCCAAGATGCTCCTTTTTAACTAGGGGTAGCGCATATTTCCTATTTTTTCAATCTTTACCACTATATGTAAGTCACATGTAGTATGTACTTACCGACATTGAATGAGGTGTTTTATGAGACGGTTGAGATTAGTTCAAAAGACGGTAGGAATTCCTACTGACACTTTGGACAAAGCTGAGGATTACTGCGAGTTGCATTCCCTGGCGCTATCCGATGTGGTACGTGCGGCACTCGTAGAGTATCTGAACAAACATTACCAAAACAAGTCACGCGACATTTAACCCACATAAAAATGCTAAGGAGCTAGATATGACAACCGAACTAGAATCTAACGGTTTATCGGCACAGAAGAAAAGAACATTCACCGCTGGTGGAATTAATCCATTCGCTAACTTTAGAGAGATCGAAAAAGAAATACGAAATGAGGAAAATCCTAGATCCGAAGTCAAGAACCCATCTACCACTCAACATAAAGGCGGAGCTACCTTTCAACTTTACAAACACATATCGAGCGTGGAAGTTGATGTAGCTAGGCGTTTCTTGGCTGAGGGAGACGAACACAGCGAAGGGCATTTGCTGGAGCTAGTGAATATGAAACGAGATCTTCTGAAGATGCGTTCGCGACTGCGGCGTATTGTTATCGAAACTTACTGATAAAACCAAAAAGCTGCTCTTGAGTCTCTCACACCCAGGAGCAGCCTACACAACGGAAGCAGCTTAAAGATCAACTAGATAATTGGAGGATAACATGCTTACCAAGACTAAGAAAAGATCAGAGCAACGAGAAGTTAGAAGAGGGGACAGAATCAGCATGAGTTACGAAACTCGGGATTTTGAAGTCATCGTCATTGACCCTGATGGATTAGGAAAAGGTAAGCCAAGTGTCGGTTTAGGTTTCCGCATGGCTGAGAAATACATGGGGATAAACGAGCCAAACCTATCTAGATGGTTAGTGGATGAGGGTGATACGCTAAGAGGCTTGCAACTCCTGAAACTACCATCCGGTAATGCTTTTGAGGTGATACGAATCTCAGGCACAGACGGACAAGATTATGTAGTCGTGGAAGCATCAAACTGGATGGACATCGCCACCGATCTACTGGTACACCCTGGGAGGTTGGGAAAAGCAACTAAAGAGAAACTAGCTCAGTTTGTCAGATGGTTTGCAGTCAAAGGTTTCTATGCCGAAGCTTATGCCAACCTGAAAGGAACCTACAACAAATCAGACGATCGCGCATTAACTGAATGGTTACAAGCTAGAGTTGCGGGTATCTCCGCTCGGAAGAAGTACACTGACACCCTTCAAAAAGCTGGTGCAAAACCTACTGACTACGGTAAATGGACGGATATAGTTTACTACGGTTTATTCGGGTTTCCTGCCTCTCGTATCAAGCAGCAGTGGGATGTTGTGAGTGGTGTCGATCTGGTAGCTAGAAACCACATTCCCAAGTCCATGCACTTGAAGGCGATCGCAGAGTGTGAGGGGTTGGTAAGTATGCTGTATTACCCAGGTAGAGACTTGTGGGACACGCACCAGCAAGCGATCGACGTAATTCTACACAGGTATGGGGGTTGAAATATGAAAACCATTACAGCCTTACTGACTGCACTAACGGTGACCATAGCAGCACCTACACCACCAGCACTTGCAGATTCGATCGATAGAAGGATCGCTGCGTACTACCGAGACATGTATGCCGTTCTAACCCCAATGTGGGATACCACAACAAACAACCAAATCAGGAGTAATACCCATGACGCAATTAATTACAGCCGAAGACCTAGCAGAGTTGTTAGACAAGGCGTGCGCGAGAAGCGTGAAGCAACGTTCCAGAGGTAAGAAGAGTGGAATAGATGGTAATTTTATCCAAAGGCTACTGGACGATCCTTATCTCGGGGAATACCAACGTGTAAGGGCTGGCATACAAGCATTTCAGGCATTCTTCAAAATAAGCGGTATTGTCCCGCGCAAAGTATGTTTCAGAAACAAAGAACTGATTTATCCAGACGTTAACAGTCAGTTAATAACGTTGGATGGCGACAAGGAAATATTGATGGAAGCAAAAGAATCTGTCGTCAGTTGGTTTCTTGAGGTTACGCAAGGCATGGAACTGTGGAAAGGGGAGGAAAGCGATACAGAGACGACAACAGAAGAGATCCTCAACCTAGCAAGTGCAGCAGAATGGGCTTACGTCTTTGTGTCTGAGCATGAAGTATTGCACAGCAAGAAGTACGAACCAGGTGACGAAGATAACCCCGACTATAAAATCTTTACTGTTTTTGATGTAGATGGAGTTAAAAAGTTCGTAAATACGGGTATCAGTTCCCATCATGTTGAAGTCACTCTAAGTCTTTGCTGGGGAGATCCAGACACCTATATGTACGTCGAGGGAAAAGGATATTCCCAACTCTTCGTAGCAACTCCAAAAGTTACCGCAGACCCTAGAGAATTAAACAATCTATTGAAGTAACGATCACGACATTAAGTGTAGTTCGCAGGTAATTAATGTTGCCACACAACTCAAACGTCTAGAAAGTTGAACGAATGCGGTGCGTCCCGGTTGAGCGCATGTCCCTCAGTTCGAGCGCCCGACACAATAACCAAAGGAATTAAAACAATGTTAAGGAAAGTTAACAAAGAAGTACTTCGAGCGTTATTCGACAATCCTCTAACCGTTCTCGGCATGTTCCCACACCCACAGAATAGAAAGTTCACGATCGAAAAGCACGGGAAGAGTATTGACGCTATGGCACAGTTAGCAGTGAAGCAGGATTCTAAAGGTTTCTGGCGAATGTTGGAATCGGTTAGTACTGACGATCGTGAAAAAGTGAAGGTATGTTTTCTCGTATACCACTACTTGAGACTTTACTACCCACAAGCAATGGAGTGGTTTCTC
This window of the Chroococcidiopsis thermalis PCC 7203 genome carries:
- a CDS encoding DnaJ domain-containing protein; protein product: MITTVAVEPEFGTVEWITYKVRRAEADLYDVALFLWRESLAHGFSFSKMVEQYRQQGADIPCSNRTLSRYLEALPDYQQHQEHKRLNPSPGALRKRKHDEKNRYSCHDVKSNDESFIDVEAVEIQDREFTIHPIIIEPQPSSESALAMVRPAIDFSYFSCDIQEHTKTLIRIRQLEEEFDYLGKKKYVLGTGEWWQILKVNRSATKVEVVDRYRELLRFWHPDINKSSEAEENTKLINSAWSSFEKEMNVECDKPNPRSVINDLDTLQKKVAINIQELNDRVTKTYADMYAVQEENKRLHDENEKLKCRIHELENEDSEELLQMSPEVALVNLTGGRENLTKFAQHWLQTYITDMYGGTGGFIVFKIGFGGLLETSVEYWKTKRSQELTEGWISSCGLWGENEWVGWDYDEDYDDDEDYDQENEQVQSSSNAQITEAEIQQEPPIEVQIIPTEVITETPTGLNGVELRKELQRRFGEDRVKEQYVINCCRKTKKEGYLIKKVFEDFGIKLEIAGKTKLGNLYRIVDEAA
- a CDS encoding ribbon-helix-helix domain-containing protein, giving the protein MAVATDKSRVTIYIPDHLKQYLEAWAKEDGRSVSNLVERLLTQAVKEKEGAK